One Phalacrocorax aristotelis chromosome Z, bGulAri2.1, whole genome shotgun sequence DNA window includes the following coding sequences:
- the SNX18 gene encoding sorting nexin-18 isoform X2: MALRARALYDFRSENPGEISLREHEVLSLCSEQDIEGWLEGVNSRGDRGLFPASYVQVIRAPAAEPPPPARYANLPAGGFEPLPTPAAFKPATQQPPPPAAEAFPLPPAAGGYPFPPAPYGGPYQPSQGSDDDWDDDWDDSSTVADEPGALGSSYPDCEAAGGGSSGRYRLSTRSELSLGSRGGGGHPAGHPHPPGGGGGAKSSATVSRNLNRFSTFVKSGGEAFVLGEASGFVKDGDKLCVVLGPRGPEWQENPYPFQCSIEDPTKQTKFKGMKSYIAYKLVPSHTGQQVHRRYKHFDWLYGRLAEKFPVISVPHLPEKQATGRFEEDFISKRRKGLAWWMDHMCSHPVLAQCDAFQHFLTCPSTDEKAWKQGKRKAEKDEMVGANFFLTISVPTGPGASLDLQEVESQVDGFKAFTKKMDESALQLNHTANEFARKQVTGFKKEYQKVGHSFKCLSQAFELDQQAFSAGLNQAIAFTAEAYDTIGDLFADQPRQDLDPVMDLLALYQGHLANFPDIIHVQKGLCFEPLFGPDDG; this comes from the coding sequence ATGGCGCTGCGGGCTCGGGCGCTGTACGACTTCAGGTCGGAGAACCCGGGGGAGATCTCCCTGCGGGAGCACGAGGTGCTGAGCCTCTGCAGCGAGCAGGACATCGAGGGCTGGCTGGAGGGCGTCAACAGCCGCGGCGACCGCGGCCTCTTCCCGGCCTCCTACGTGCAGGTGAtccgcgcccccgccgccgagccgccgccgcccgcccgctaCGCCAACCTCCCGGCCGGCGGCTTCGAGCCACTGCCGACCCCCGCCGCGTTCAAGCCGGCGACGCAGCAGCCCCCGCCTCCGGCGGCAGAGGCCTtcccgctgccccccgccgccggcgggtaCCCATTCCCGCCGGCGCCCTACGGCGGCCCCTAccagcccagccagggcagCGATGACGACTGGGACGATGACTGGGACGATAGCTCCACCGTGGCCGACGAGCCGGGCGCCCTGGGCAGCTCCTACCCCGACTGtgaggcggcgggcggcgggtcCTCTGGCCGCTACCGACTGTCAACCCGGTCTGAGCTCTCCCTGGGCTCCCGCGGTGGCGGCGGGCACCCGGCGGGACACCCGCACCCGCCcggaggcggcggcggtgcCAAGAGCTCGGCCACGGTGAGCCGCAACCTCAACCGCTTCTCCACCTTTGTCAAGTCAGGTGGGGAGGCCTTCGTGCTGGGCGAGGCATCGGGCTTTGTGAAGGACGGGGACAAGCTGTGCGTGGTGCTGGGCCCCCGGGGCCCTGAGTGGCAGGAGAACCCCTACCCCTTCCAGTGCTCCATCGAGGACCCCACCAAGCAGACCAAGTTCAAGGGGATGAAGAGCTACATCGCCTACAAGCTGGTGCCCAGCCACACCGGGCAGCAGGTGCACCGCCGCTACAAGCACTTTGACTGGCTCTATGGGCGGCTGGCTGAGAAGTTCCCCGTCATCTCCGTGCCCCACTTGCCAGAGAAGCAGGCCACCGGCCGCTTTGAGGAGGACTTCATCTCCAAACGTCGCAAAGGCCTGGCCTGGTGGATGGACCACATGTGCAGCCACCCCGTGCTGGCTCAGTGCGATGCCTTCCAGCACTTCCTCACCTGTCCCAGCACAGACGAGAAGGCCTGGAAACAAGGCAAGCGCAAGGCTGAGAAGGACGAGATGGTGGGTGCCAACTTTTTCCTGACTATCAGTGTCCCCACAGGCCCTGGGGCCAGCCTGGACTTGCAGGAGGTGGAAAGCCAGGTGGATGGCTTCAAAGCCTTCACAAAGAAGATGGACGAGAGCGCCCTGCAGCTTAATCACACCGCCAACGAGTTTGCCCGCAAACAAGTCACTGGTTTCAAGAAGGAATACCAGAAGGTGGGGCACTCCTTTAAGTGTCTCAGTCAGGCGTTTGAGCTGGACCAGCAGGCCTTTTCAGCTGGCCTCAACCAAGCCATAGCCTTTACTGCAGAAGCCTATGACACCATCGGGGACCTCTTTGCAGATCAGCCCCGGCAGGACCTAGACCCTGTGATGGATTTGTTAGCGCTGTATCAAGGGCATTTGGCTAACTTTCCAGATATCATCCATGTCCAGAAAG
- the HSPB3 gene encoding LOW QUALITY PROTEIN: heat shock protein beta-3 (The sequence of the model RefSeq protein was modified relative to this genomic sequence to represent the inferred CDS: inserted 2 bases in 1 codon), with protein MLISACAKSEKRHQPINQSAGKAYGWEXFALTLQLSQSDKETYPSASAMAEAVIRHWVETPIRYQEQFAAQELEEHKLDHFLYALPGPSTAVLSNKRCTAEHTAGTRKSSQEEENTCFQILLDVVQFRPEDIIIQTFEGWLLIKAQHGPRMDEHGFISRSFTRQYKLPNGVENKDLSALFCHDGILVVEMKNSVGKN; from the exons ATGTTAATCTCTGCCTGTGCTAAAAGTGAAAAGCGACATCAACCAATAAACCAGTCTGCGGGTAAGGCGTACGGCTGGGA GTTTGCTCTGACTCTGCAGCTTTCCCAAAGCGATAAGGAAACTTATCCTTCTGCCTCAGCAATGGCAGAAGCTGTTATAAGGCACTGGGTGGAAACTCCCATACGGTATCAAGAGCAGTTTGCTGCGCAAGAGCTGGAAGAACACAAACTAGACCACTTTTTATATGCTTTGCCGGGCCCTTCTACAGCTGTACTGAGCAACAAAAGGTGTACCGCAGAACATACTGCTGGGACCAGGAAAAGcagccaggaggaggaaaacacatGCTTTCAGATCTTGCTGGACGTTGTGCAGTTCCGCCCTGAAGACATAATTATTCAGACTTTCGAAGGCTGGCTCCTCATCAAAGCTCAGCACGGACCCAGGATGGACGAACATGGTTTCATATCCAGAAGCTTTACCAGACAATACAAATTACCTAACGGAGTGGAGAACAAAGACTTGTCTGCACTTTTCTGCCATGATGGCATTTTGGTTGTTGAAATGAAGAACTCAGTGGGAAAGAATTAG
- the SNX18 gene encoding sorting nexin-18 isoform X1 yields MALRARALYDFRSENPGEISLREHEVLSLCSEQDIEGWLEGVNSRGDRGLFPASYVQVIRAPAAEPPPPARYANLPAGGFEPLPTPAAFKPATQQPPPPAAEAFPLPPAAGGYPFPPAPYGGPYQPSQGSDDDWDDDWDDSSTVADEPGALGSSYPDCEAAGGGSSGRYRLSTRSELSLGSRGGGGHPAGHPHPPGGGGGAKSSATVSRNLNRFSTFVKSGGEAFVLGEASGFVKDGDKLCVVLGPRGPEWQENPYPFQCSIEDPTKQTKFKGMKSYIAYKLVPSHTGQQVHRRYKHFDWLYGRLAEKFPVISVPHLPEKQATGRFEEDFISKRRKGLAWWMDHMCSHPVLAQCDAFQHFLTCPSTDEKAWKQGKRKAEKDEMVGANFFLTISVPTGPGASLDLQEVESQVDGFKAFTKKMDESALQLNHTANEFARKQVTGFKKEYQKVGHSFKCLSQAFELDQQAFSAGLNQAIAFTAEAYDTIGDLFADQPRQDLDPVMDLLALYQGHLANFPDIIHVQKGALTKVKESKRHVEEGKMELQKAEGIQERCNIISFATLAEINHFHKIRVRDFKSQMQHFLQQQILFFQKVTQKLEEALHKYDSV; encoded by the exons ATGGCGCTGCGGGCTCGGGCGCTGTACGACTTCAGGTCGGAGAACCCGGGGGAGATCTCCCTGCGGGAGCACGAGGTGCTGAGCCTCTGCAGCGAGCAGGACATCGAGGGCTGGCTGGAGGGCGTCAACAGCCGCGGCGACCGCGGCCTCTTCCCGGCCTCCTACGTGCAGGTGAtccgcgcccccgccgccgagccgccgccgcccgcccgctaCGCCAACCTCCCGGCCGGCGGCTTCGAGCCACTGCCGACCCCCGCCGCGTTCAAGCCGGCGACGCAGCAGCCCCCGCCTCCGGCGGCAGAGGCCTtcccgctgccccccgccgccggcgggtaCCCATTCCCGCCGGCGCCCTACGGCGGCCCCTAccagcccagccagggcagCGATGACGACTGGGACGATGACTGGGACGATAGCTCCACCGTGGCCGACGAGCCGGGCGCCCTGGGCAGCTCCTACCCCGACTGtgaggcggcgggcggcgggtcCTCTGGCCGCTACCGACTGTCAACCCGGTCTGAGCTCTCCCTGGGCTCCCGCGGTGGCGGCGGGCACCCGGCGGGACACCCGCACCCGCCcggaggcggcggcggtgcCAAGAGCTCGGCCACGGTGAGCCGCAACCTCAACCGCTTCTCCACCTTTGTCAAGTCAGGTGGGGAGGCCTTCGTGCTGGGCGAGGCATCGGGCTTTGTGAAGGACGGGGACAAGCTGTGCGTGGTGCTGGGCCCCCGGGGCCCTGAGTGGCAGGAGAACCCCTACCCCTTCCAGTGCTCCATCGAGGACCCCACCAAGCAGACCAAGTTCAAGGGGATGAAGAGCTACATCGCCTACAAGCTGGTGCCCAGCCACACCGGGCAGCAGGTGCACCGCCGCTACAAGCACTTTGACTGGCTCTATGGGCGGCTGGCTGAGAAGTTCCCCGTCATCTCCGTGCCCCACTTGCCAGAGAAGCAGGCCACCGGCCGCTTTGAGGAGGACTTCATCTCCAAACGTCGCAAAGGCCTGGCCTGGTGGATGGACCACATGTGCAGCCACCCCGTGCTGGCTCAGTGCGATGCCTTCCAGCACTTCCTCACCTGTCCCAGCACAGACGAGAAGGCCTGGAAACAAGGCAAGCGCAAGGCTGAGAAGGACGAGATGGTGGGTGCCAACTTTTTCCTGACTATCAGTGTCCCCACAGGCCCTGGGGCCAGCCTGGACTTGCAGGAGGTGGAAAGCCAGGTGGATGGCTTCAAAGCCTTCACAAAGAAGATGGACGAGAGCGCCCTGCAGCTTAATCACACCGCCAACGAGTTTGCCCGCAAACAAGTCACTGGTTTCAAGAAGGAATACCAGAAGGTGGGGCACTCCTTTAAGTGTCTCAGTCAGGCGTTTGAGCTGGACCAGCAGGCCTTTTCAGCTGGCCTCAACCAAGCCATAGCCTTTACTGCAGAAGCCTATGACACCATCGGGGACCTCTTTGCAGATCAGCCCCGGCAGGACCTAGACCCTGTGATGGATTTGTTAGCGCTGTATCAAGGGCATTTGGCTAACTTTCCAGATATCATCCATGTCCAGAAAG GAGCCCTTACCAAAGTAAAGGAGAGTAAGCGGCATGTGGAAGAGGGGAAGATGGAGCTCCAAAAAGCTGAGGGCATTCAAGAACGCTGtaacattatttcttttgcaaCCCTAGCAGAAATTAATCATTTCCACAAAATTCGTGTGAGGGACTTCAAATCACAGATGCAGCATTTCTTGCAACAGCAAATACTCTTTTTTCAAAAAGTGACACAAAAGCTAGAAGAAGCTCTTCACAAGTATGACAGTGTTTAA